The sequence below is a genomic window from Aquipuribacter hungaricus.
TCATCTCCTCCTCGACGTCGGTCTCGAGGAACGGCCCGCCCAGCCCGATCCCGGCGTTGAGCGCCACCACGTCGAGCGAGCGGCCGGTGCCGGTGGCCGCCTCCCACACGGCGTCGACGCCCTCGCGGGTGCGCAGGTCCGCGCGGACCTCGAGCACGTCGGCGCCGCGGCCGCGCAGGCCGTCGGCGGCGATGGTGAGCGCGTCGTCCTCGGCGGTGACGAGCAGGTCGTGCCCCTCGTCCGCCAGCTGGCCCGCGAGCTCCAGGCCGATGCCGCTGGAGGCGCCGGTGACCAGCGCGAACGGCCGGCCGAGCGTCGGCCCGGTCAGGGAGGTCTCGGCCCCGGTGATGACGGGCGCGGGGGAGGTCGTGCCGCCGTCGGGGGTCGCGTTGCTCGTGCTCGTCGTGCCCGGGTCGTCGGTGTGGTTGTCGCTCATGGGTCCTGCAGTACCCATCCCGCGCCCGCCGATGCACCGGACGCAGAGCGGCCCCGCCACCCGCGAGGGGTGACGGGGCCGTCCGGGTCGGTCCGGTGGGGCTGAGCCGGTCAGCTGCTGGCGGACTGCCAGGTGCGCAGGTCCGCGACCTTCTCCTGCAGCAGCGCGCGGGCGTCGGCGTCGCGCACGTGCGCACGGACCTGGGCCGAGGCCGCGGCCAGGCGGGCGGCGGCGCGGTCGCCGTTGCCGGTGTCGGCGACGGCCTGGGCCTTGTCCAGCTGCTTGCCGATCTGCTCGGCGGCGTGCGCGCTGACGGAGCCGTCGGCGACCAGGTCCGCGAGGAGCGAGTCGACCTCGAGCCACGTCACGCAGTCGCCGCCGCCGTCGACGGCGCCCGCGGACCACTCGATGCCGCCGAGCAGGTGGGTGAGGAAGGCGGGCTCCACGTAGGAGGCCTCGGTGTGGCCGCCGCCGGTGTACCAGGAGCGGGCGCCCTCGTAGTTGTGGCACCACGACAGCGGGTGGTCGGCACCCATGGCGCCGCGGCCGGCGGTGTACGTGGTCTCGTCGAGGTTGGTGAGGACGCGCACGACCGGGCGGGGGGAGGTCGTGAAGTTGTACCACTCGTCGAACCGGGTCCAGGTGTCGCCGAGGTGCTGGGTGGAGGGGTGGGTCCGGTCCTCGACCTGCTGCACCGCGGTCTGCTGCTGGGGGTGGCTGACGAAGCGCGCGCCGCCGCCGGTGAGCCCGCCGTACCAGGGCACCGTGTGCATGGAGTCGGTCGCGGCGTGGACGCCGGCGAAGCCCCCGCCGTCACGGATGTAGCCCTGGAACGCCGCGAGCTCGGAGGGGTCGAGCAGCGTCGGGATCGCGGGGTCCAGGCTGTTGGTGCCGTCGACGGTCGAGACGAAGACGACGGTCGCGTACTTCTCCAGGTCGTCCGCGCTGGTGAACGGCGTGCTCGCCAGGGTGCGGGTCGGCTGCCCGGGCGACGGGCCGAAGGGGCCGCTCGTCGAGGGCGGGTCCCAGACGTCGACGGTGAAGCCGTTGGCCTCGCCGAGGGCGATGATCGCGGTGGTCGCCTCGTCGATGCTCGAGTGGCGGAAGCCGAGGGTCTTGCCGACGACGAGGACCTCGTAGTCCTCCTCGGCGGCCTGGG
It includes:
- a CDS encoding ThuA domain-containing protein, whose amino-acid sequence is MTSPEDPVNRLSRTALAAAAGGALALPMLVGAPAQAAEEDYEVLVVGKTLGFRHSSIDEATTAIIALGEANGFTVDVWDPPSTSGPFGPSPGQPTRTLASTPFTSADDLEKYATVVFVSTVDGTNSLDPAIPTLLDPSELAAFQGYIRDGGGFAGVHAATDSMHTVPWYGGLTGGGARFVSHPQQQTAVQQVEDRTHPSTQHLGDTWTRFDEWYNFTTSPRPVVRVLTNLDETTYTAGRGAMGADHPLSWCHNYEGARSWYTGGGHTEASYVEPAFLTHLLGGIEWSAGAVDGGGDCVTWLEVDSLLADLVADGSVSAHAAEQIGKQLDKAQAVADTGNGDRAAARLAAASAQVRAHVRDADARALLQEKVADLRTWQSASS